One genomic segment of Acanthochromis polyacanthus isolate Apoly-LR-REF ecotype Palm Island chromosome 9, KAUST_Apoly_ChrSc, whole genome shotgun sequence includes these proteins:
- the LOC110951957 gene encoding granulocyte-macrophage colony-stimulating factor receptor subunit alpha-like yields the protein MKLFPAYPTLWTSLLVLWVSQGVAEDNSLNVCEEDIELGLVRVQDSTEMDDHVERTDVEEKFICLLYPTNILNCSWSFDTSEKDFQLSVHMSFCDGNAVPSRNISSVERVGSLSLDLSEHEMPQFVILHLNMSQHNEWKTYTDKYDMALLEVLSPPQNISASIKNGALNITWDVPHSRSDYSPRCFTYELDMGDQEKPKTFTAKRFYIEPSVDPSRTYKVRMRTVLANTCHGSPEWSDWSQTVTVEQSAYKLNPVVIISISLGLPMILLAVLLLVRYQRVTKILFPPIPRPPAKYKYFLEKNDAFNFFHPAPPAKPEEEITEVEEAEPNTGKSF from the exons ATGAAGCTGTTTCCTGCTTATCCAACTCTTTGGACCAGTTTGCTGGTTTTGTGGGTGTCACAAGGTG TGGCTGAGGACAACAGCTTAAATGTCTGTGAGGAGGATATAGAACTTGGCCTG GTCCGAGTGCAGGATTCTACTGAGATGGATGATCATGTAGAGAGGACTGATGTAGAAGAAAAATTTATCTGCCTCCTTTACCCAACCAATATACTCAACTGCTCCTGGTCGTTTGACACATCAGAGAAGGACTTTCAGCTTTCAGTTCATATGAG TTTTTGTGATGGAAACGCAGTTCCCTCTCGAAACATTTCGTCCGTGGAAAGAGTTGGATCACTGTCTTTGGATCTCAGTGAGCATGAGATGCCTCAATTTGTAATCCTCCACCTAAACATGTCCCAGCACAACGAGTGGAAAACTTACACCGACAAGTACGACATGGCGCTGCTAG AGGTTCTGTCTCCACCCCAGAACATCTCTGCTTCAATCAAAAATGGAGCTCTCAACATAACATGGGATGTGCCTCACAGCCGATCAGACTACAGTCCGAGATGTTTTACATATGAGCTGGACATGGGTGACCAG GAAAAACCAAAAACCTTCACCGCCAAGCGGTTCTATATAGAGCCAAGTGTAGATCCCAGCCGCACCTACAAAGTGAGAATGAGGACGGTACTGGCGAACACATGCCATGGATCTCCTGAATGGAGTGACTGGAGTCAAACTGTCA cgGTGGAACAGTCAGCATACAAACTCAACCCTGTGGTGATCATCTCCATTTCCCTCGGATTACCCATGATCCTCCTggctgtgttgttgttggtgcgCTATCAGAG GGTGACTAAGATTCTGTTCCCACCGATTCCTCGTCCGCCGGCAAagtacaaatattttttggaaaaaaatgatgcatttaaT ttCTTTCACCCTGCGCCACCAGCGAAGCCTGAAGAGGAGATCACAGAAGTGGAAGAGGCAGAGCCGAACACTggaaagtcattttaa